The following proteins are encoded in a genomic region of Channa argus isolate prfri chromosome 3, Channa argus male v1.0, whole genome shotgun sequence:
- the elf2b gene encoding ETS-related transcription factor Elf-2b isoform X3 — protein MTSVVLVDTGGRVVEYITAEEDPQQQDGECEAELELEGEVEGECEAEEAYEEVQDREETEDYPAVIVEEVPGASLVDGQGYSAQVLVYDDEAYLMQEVCDEQEMETEGKAVEASVHGTSIHCSDKTIEAAEALLHMDSPSSLREDRSPEVFIPPCVATPDFLHAAMRPDMITGTEVEISTEDCCEEEDEEMVTLQEERESEPDHEPARKRRAGRKPKTHQSAIANGSLDLGIKKKAREGKGSTTYLWEFLLDLLQDKNTCPRYIKWTQREKGIFKLVDSKAVSKLWGKHKNKPDMNYETMGRALRYYYQRGILAKVEGQRLVYQFKEMPKNIVVIDDDKADMPCPDDIICSETPILSYERVPMPSDVLLHSTEVSTTKKPNILRGANRVNVVQASVNPGGKTVAGGAAAVAAGVPRIVAVSAAPDGSQSQQSHTAIVSNTTGPRTVRVAMQVPVVMTTALGQKISTVAVQQPAGTAGAGNHTLLTNTTSIGAAPGNTGSQQKVMIQAIPTMVPAKAENVDKITVQLAKFITIPAHQLTQCQLQPSTGTNKPGVGANSAGISLLGSPLTVRALAPVNVAPGSQVMRLTVPTQTQQQTLVVSKPGSAGSGTGVVTVSAANQAVTAQPRIISGVINGSELVLGVPAPGGVTVEKLKATGVQVQAMQVPVAVQQNQVNAKTVQSIKPETVDVEVAAQVDTPDVTIKREEPEC, from the exons ATGACCTCAGTTGTGCTGGTTGACACTGGTGGGAGAGTGGTGGAGTATATCACAGCTGAAGAGGACCCTCAGCAG CAGGATGGAGAGTGTGAGGCGGAGCTGGAGCTAGAGGGAGAAGTAGAGGGCGAGTGTGAAGCAGAAGAGGCCTATGAAGAAGTGCAGGACAGAGAAGAGACTGAGGACTACCCAGCAGTCATAGTAGAGGAGGTACCTGGTGCCAGCTTAGTTGACGGGCAAGGGTACTCGGCCCAGGTGTTGGTGTACGATGATGAGGCGTACCTCATGCAGGAAGTCTGTGATGAGCAGGAGATGGAGACGGAAGGGAAGGCAG tgGAGGCTTCCGTTCATGGCACAAGCATCCACTGCTCTGACAAGACCATTGAAGCTGCAGAGGCTCTGCTACACATGGATTCACCTTCCAGCCTCAGAGAGGATCGTAGCCCAG AAGTTTTTATTCCACCATGTGTTGCAACACCAGACTTTCTCCATGCTGCGATGCGTCCTGACATGATCACAGGGACAGAGGTGGAGATATCGACAGAGGACTGCTgcgaggaggaagatgaggaaatGGTCACCCTGCAGGAGGAGCGAGAGTCAGAACCCGATCATGAGCCTGCTCGGAAGAGGAgag cTGGACGGAAGCCAAAAACGCATCAGTCCGCTATTGCTAATGGATCACTGGATCTTGGCATCAAGAAGAAAGCAAGAGAAGGGAAAG GGAGCACCACCTACCTATGGGAGTTTCTGTTGGATCTCCTGCAGGACAAGAACACCTGTCCCAGGTACATAAAGTGGACACAGAGGGAGAAGGGCATCTTCAAATTGGTTGACTCAAAGGCCGTGTCCAAGCTGTGgggcaaacacaaaaacaagccaGACATGAACTATGAGACCATGGGACGAGCGCTGAG ATATTACTACCAGCGTGGCATCCTTGCTAAAGTAGAGGGACAGCGGCTGGTTTACCAGTTCAAAGAAATGCCCAAAAATATTGTTGTCATTGACGATGACAAGGCAGACATGCCCTGCCCTGATGATATAATTTGCTCAGAAACTCCTATCCTGTCCTATGAGCGTGTGCCGATGCCTTCAGACGTGCTGCTCCATTCGACTGAGGTGTCAACCACCAAGAAGCCCAACATTCTGCGGGGCGCTAACAGAGTCAACGTGGTCCAAGCGTCTGTCAATCCTGGAGGCAAGACAGTagcaggaggagctgcagcagtGGCTGCAGGGGTTCCACGGATAGTGGCGGTGTCAGCAGCCCCAGATGGGAGTCAGTCCCAGCAGTCTCATACAGCCATCGTTTCTAACACTACTGGGCCAAG GACAGTGCGGGTGGCTATGCAGGTGCCTGTCGTCATGACAACAGCTCTGGGGCAGAAGATCTCCACTGTTGCTGTGCAGCAGCCGGCAGGAACGGCAGGTGCAGGAAACCACACCCTTCTCACCAATACTACTTCTATCGGTGCTGCTCCAGGAAACACCGGTTCGCAACAAAAG GTTATGATCCAAGCCATCCCCACCATGGTTCCAGCCAAAGCAGAGAACGTAGACAAGATCACTGTTCAGCTAGCCAAGTTCATAACCATCCCAGCCCATCAGTTAACTCAGTGTCAGCTCCAGCCCTCAACAGGCACAAACAAGCCTGGTGTTGGAGCCAACTCAGCAGGCATCAGCCTCCTCGGGAGCCCCTTAACAGTCCGGGCATTGGCACCTGTCAATGTCGCCCCGGGATCGCAAGTGATGAGACTCACCGTGCCAACGCAGACACAGCAACAGACTCTGGTGGTGTCCAAGCCAGGAAGTGCTGGCAGCGGGACAGGGGTGGTAACGGTATCAGCAGCAAATCAGGCAGTGACTGCACAGCCTCGTATCATTAGCGGCGTCATTAACGGCTCCGAGTTGGTGCTAGGAGTGCCCGCACCTGGAGGAGTCACGGTGGAGAAGCTGAAGGCTACAGGAGTCCAGGTCCAGGCTATGCAGGTACCAGTGGCagtccagcagaaccaggtgaACGCCAAAACTGTCCAGAGCATCAAGCCTGAGACAGTGGACGTCGAGGTAGCTGCCCAAGTAGACACACCTGATGTGACAATAAAGAGAGAAGAGCCCGAGTGCTGA
- the elf2b gene encoding ETS-related transcription factor Elf-2b isoform X10: MATSQHEGHENQLDLLIRAVEASVHGTSIHCSDKTIEAAEALLHMDSPSSLREDRSPDFLHAAMRPDMITGTEVEISTEDCCEEEDEEMVTLQEERESEPDHEPARKRRAGRKPKTHQSAIANGSLDLGIKKKAREGKGSTTYLWEFLLDLLQDKNTCPRYIKWTQREKGIFKLVDSKAVSKLWGKHKNKPDMNYETMGRALRYYYQRGILAKVEGQRLVYQFKEMPKNIVVIDDDKADMPCPDDIICSETPILSYERVPMPSDVLLHSTEVSTTKKPNILRGANRVNVVQASVNPGGKTVAGGAAAVAAGVPRIVAVSAAPDGSQSQQSHTAIVSNTTGPRTVRVAMQVPVVMTTALGQKISTVAVQQPAGTAGAGNHTLLTNTTSIGAAPGNTGSQQKVMIQAIPTMVPAKAENVDKITVQLAKFITIPAHQLTQCQLQPSTGTNKPGVGANSAGISLLGSPLTVRALAPVNVAPGSQVMRLTVPTQTQQQTLVVSKPGSAGSGTGVVTVSAANQAVTAQPRIISGVINGSELVLGVPAPGGVTVEKLKATGVQVQAMQVPVAVQQNQVNAKTVQSIKPETVDVEVAAQVDTPDVTIKREEPEC; this comes from the exons ATGGCGACTTCACAGCATGAGGGTCACGAAAACCAGCTCGATCTACTCATCAGAGCCG tgGAGGCTTCCGTTCATGGCACAAGCATCCACTGCTCTGACAAGACCATTGAAGCTGCAGAGGCTCTGCTACACATGGATTCACCTTCCAGCCTCAGAGAGGATCGTAGCCCAG ACTTTCTCCATGCTGCGATGCGTCCTGACATGATCACAGGGACAGAGGTGGAGATATCGACAGAGGACTGCTgcgaggaggaagatgaggaaatGGTCACCCTGCAGGAGGAGCGAGAGTCAGAACCCGATCATGAGCCTGCTCGGAAGAGGAgag cTGGACGGAAGCCAAAAACGCATCAGTCCGCTATTGCTAATGGATCACTGGATCTTGGCATCAAGAAGAAAGCAAGAGAAGGGAAAG GGAGCACCACCTACCTATGGGAGTTTCTGTTGGATCTCCTGCAGGACAAGAACACCTGTCCCAGGTACATAAAGTGGACACAGAGGGAGAAGGGCATCTTCAAATTGGTTGACTCAAAGGCCGTGTCCAAGCTGTGgggcaaacacaaaaacaagccaGACATGAACTATGAGACCATGGGACGAGCGCTGAG ATATTACTACCAGCGTGGCATCCTTGCTAAAGTAGAGGGACAGCGGCTGGTTTACCAGTTCAAAGAAATGCCCAAAAATATTGTTGTCATTGACGATGACAAGGCAGACATGCCCTGCCCTGATGATATAATTTGCTCAGAAACTCCTATCCTGTCCTATGAGCGTGTGCCGATGCCTTCAGACGTGCTGCTCCATTCGACTGAGGTGTCAACCACCAAGAAGCCCAACATTCTGCGGGGCGCTAACAGAGTCAACGTGGTCCAAGCGTCTGTCAATCCTGGAGGCAAGACAGTagcaggaggagctgcagcagtGGCTGCAGGGGTTCCACGGATAGTGGCGGTGTCAGCAGCCCCAGATGGGAGTCAGTCCCAGCAGTCTCATACAGCCATCGTTTCTAACACTACTGGGCCAAG GACAGTGCGGGTGGCTATGCAGGTGCCTGTCGTCATGACAACAGCTCTGGGGCAGAAGATCTCCACTGTTGCTGTGCAGCAGCCGGCAGGAACGGCAGGTGCAGGAAACCACACCCTTCTCACCAATACTACTTCTATCGGTGCTGCTCCAGGAAACACCGGTTCGCAACAAAAG GTTATGATCCAAGCCATCCCCACCATGGTTCCAGCCAAAGCAGAGAACGTAGACAAGATCACTGTTCAGCTAGCCAAGTTCATAACCATCCCAGCCCATCAGTTAACTCAGTGTCAGCTCCAGCCCTCAACAGGCACAAACAAGCCTGGTGTTGGAGCCAACTCAGCAGGCATCAGCCTCCTCGGGAGCCCCTTAACAGTCCGGGCATTGGCACCTGTCAATGTCGCCCCGGGATCGCAAGTGATGAGACTCACCGTGCCAACGCAGACACAGCAACAGACTCTGGTGGTGTCCAAGCCAGGAAGTGCTGGCAGCGGGACAGGGGTGGTAACGGTATCAGCAGCAAATCAGGCAGTGACTGCACAGCCTCGTATCATTAGCGGCGTCATTAACGGCTCCGAGTTGGTGCTAGGAGTGCCCGCACCTGGAGGAGTCACGGTGGAGAAGCTGAAGGCTACAGGAGTCCAGGTCCAGGCTATGCAGGTACCAGTGGCagtccagcagaaccaggtgaACGCCAAAACTGTCCAGAGCATCAAGCCTGAGACAGTGGACGTCGAGGTAGCTGCCCAAGTAGACACACCTGATGTGACAATAAAGAGAGAAGAGCCCGAGTGCTGA
- the elf2b gene encoding ETS-related transcription factor Elf-2b isoform X5, with protein MTSVVLVDTGGRVVEYITAEEDPQQQDGECEAELELEGEVEGECEAEEAYEEVQDREETEDYPAVIVEEVPGASLVDGQGYSAQVLVYDDEAYLMQEVCDEQEMETEGKAVEASVHGTSIHCSDKTIEAAEALLHMDSPSSLREDRSPDFLHAAMRPDMITGTEVEISTEDCCEEEDEEMVTLQEERESEPDHEPARKRRAGRKPKTHQSAIANGSLDLGIKKKAREGKAGSTTYLWEFLLDLLQDKNTCPRYIKWTQREKGIFKLVDSKAVSKLWGKHKNKPDMNYETMGRALRYYYQRGILAKVEGQRLVYQFKEMPKNIVVIDDDKADMPCPDDIICSETPILSYERVPMPSDVLLHSTEVSTTKKPNILRGANRVNVVQASVNPGGKTVAGGAAAVAAGVPRIVAVSAAPDGSQSQQSHTAIVSNTTGPRTVRVAMQVPVVMTTALGQKISTVAVQQPAGTAGAGNHTLLTNTTSIGAAPGNTGSQQKVMIQAIPTMVPAKAENVDKITVQLAKFITIPAHQLTQCQLQPSTGTNKPGVGANSAGISLLGSPLTVRALAPVNVAPGSQVMRLTVPTQTQQQTLVVSKPGSAGSGTGVVTVSAANQAVTAQPRIISGVINGSELVLGVPAPGGVTVEKLKATGVQVQAMQVPVAVQQNQVNAKTVQSIKPETVDVEVAAQVDTPDVTIKREEPEC; from the exons ATGACCTCAGTTGTGCTGGTTGACACTGGTGGGAGAGTGGTGGAGTATATCACAGCTGAAGAGGACCCTCAGCAG CAGGATGGAGAGTGTGAGGCGGAGCTGGAGCTAGAGGGAGAAGTAGAGGGCGAGTGTGAAGCAGAAGAGGCCTATGAAGAAGTGCAGGACAGAGAAGAGACTGAGGACTACCCAGCAGTCATAGTAGAGGAGGTACCTGGTGCCAGCTTAGTTGACGGGCAAGGGTACTCGGCCCAGGTGTTGGTGTACGATGATGAGGCGTACCTCATGCAGGAAGTCTGTGATGAGCAGGAGATGGAGACGGAAGGGAAGGCAG tgGAGGCTTCCGTTCATGGCACAAGCATCCACTGCTCTGACAAGACCATTGAAGCTGCAGAGGCTCTGCTACACATGGATTCACCTTCCAGCCTCAGAGAGGATCGTAGCCCAG ACTTTCTCCATGCTGCGATGCGTCCTGACATGATCACAGGGACAGAGGTGGAGATATCGACAGAGGACTGCTgcgaggaggaagatgaggaaatGGTCACCCTGCAGGAGGAGCGAGAGTCAGAACCCGATCATGAGCCTGCTCGGAAGAGGAgag cTGGACGGAAGCCAAAAACGCATCAGTCCGCTATTGCTAATGGATCACTGGATCTTGGCATCAAGAAGAAAGCAAGAGAAGGGAAAG CAGGGAGCACCACCTACCTATGGGAGTTTCTGTTGGATCTCCTGCAGGACAAGAACACCTGTCCCAGGTACATAAAGTGGACACAGAGGGAGAAGGGCATCTTCAAATTGGTTGACTCAAAGGCCGTGTCCAAGCTGTGgggcaaacacaaaaacaagccaGACATGAACTATGAGACCATGGGACGAGCGCTGAG ATATTACTACCAGCGTGGCATCCTTGCTAAAGTAGAGGGACAGCGGCTGGTTTACCAGTTCAAAGAAATGCCCAAAAATATTGTTGTCATTGACGATGACAAGGCAGACATGCCCTGCCCTGATGATATAATTTGCTCAGAAACTCCTATCCTGTCCTATGAGCGTGTGCCGATGCCTTCAGACGTGCTGCTCCATTCGACTGAGGTGTCAACCACCAAGAAGCCCAACATTCTGCGGGGCGCTAACAGAGTCAACGTGGTCCAAGCGTCTGTCAATCCTGGAGGCAAGACAGTagcaggaggagctgcagcagtGGCTGCAGGGGTTCCACGGATAGTGGCGGTGTCAGCAGCCCCAGATGGGAGTCAGTCCCAGCAGTCTCATACAGCCATCGTTTCTAACACTACTGGGCCAAG GACAGTGCGGGTGGCTATGCAGGTGCCTGTCGTCATGACAACAGCTCTGGGGCAGAAGATCTCCACTGTTGCTGTGCAGCAGCCGGCAGGAACGGCAGGTGCAGGAAACCACACCCTTCTCACCAATACTACTTCTATCGGTGCTGCTCCAGGAAACACCGGTTCGCAACAAAAG GTTATGATCCAAGCCATCCCCACCATGGTTCCAGCCAAAGCAGAGAACGTAGACAAGATCACTGTTCAGCTAGCCAAGTTCATAACCATCCCAGCCCATCAGTTAACTCAGTGTCAGCTCCAGCCCTCAACAGGCACAAACAAGCCTGGTGTTGGAGCCAACTCAGCAGGCATCAGCCTCCTCGGGAGCCCCTTAACAGTCCGGGCATTGGCACCTGTCAATGTCGCCCCGGGATCGCAAGTGATGAGACTCACCGTGCCAACGCAGACACAGCAACAGACTCTGGTGGTGTCCAAGCCAGGAAGTGCTGGCAGCGGGACAGGGGTGGTAACGGTATCAGCAGCAAATCAGGCAGTGACTGCACAGCCTCGTATCATTAGCGGCGTCATTAACGGCTCCGAGTTGGTGCTAGGAGTGCCCGCACCTGGAGGAGTCACGGTGGAGAAGCTGAAGGCTACAGGAGTCCAGGTCCAGGCTATGCAGGTACCAGTGGCagtccagcagaaccaggtgaACGCCAAAACTGTCCAGAGCATCAAGCCTGAGACAGTGGACGTCGAGGTAGCTGCCCAAGTAGACACACCTGATGTGACAATAAAGAGAGAAGAGCCCGAGTGCTGA
- the elf2b gene encoding ETS-related transcription factor Elf-2b isoform X6: MTSVVLVDTGGRVVEYITAEEDPQQQDGECEAELELEGEVEGECEAEEAYEEVQDREETEDYPAVIVEEVPGASLVDGQGYSAQVLVYDDEAYLMQEVCDEQEMETEGKAVEASVHGTSIHCSDKTIEAAEALLHMDSPSSLREDRSPDFLHAAMRPDMITGTEVEISTEDCCEEEDEEMVTLQEERESEPDHEPARKRRAGRKPKTHQSAIANGSLDLGIKKKAREGKGSTTYLWEFLLDLLQDKNTCPRYIKWTQREKGIFKLVDSKAVSKLWGKHKNKPDMNYETMGRALRYYYQRGILAKVEGQRLVYQFKEMPKNIVVIDDDKADMPCPDDIICSETPILSYERVPMPSDVLLHSTEVSTTKKPNILRGANRVNVVQASVNPGGKTVAGGAAAVAAGVPRIVAVSAAPDGSQSQQSHTAIVSNTTGPRTVRVAMQVPVVMTTALGQKISTVAVQQPAGTAGAGNHTLLTNTTSIGAAPGNTGSQQKVMIQAIPTMVPAKAENVDKITVQLAKFITIPAHQLTQCQLQPSTGTNKPGVGANSAGISLLGSPLTVRALAPVNVAPGSQVMRLTVPTQTQQQTLVVSKPGSAGSGTGVVTVSAANQAVTAQPRIISGVINGSELVLGVPAPGGVTVEKLKATGVQVQAMQVPVAVQQNQVNAKTVQSIKPETVDVEVAAQVDTPDVTIKREEPEC, from the exons ATGACCTCAGTTGTGCTGGTTGACACTGGTGGGAGAGTGGTGGAGTATATCACAGCTGAAGAGGACCCTCAGCAG CAGGATGGAGAGTGTGAGGCGGAGCTGGAGCTAGAGGGAGAAGTAGAGGGCGAGTGTGAAGCAGAAGAGGCCTATGAAGAAGTGCAGGACAGAGAAGAGACTGAGGACTACCCAGCAGTCATAGTAGAGGAGGTACCTGGTGCCAGCTTAGTTGACGGGCAAGGGTACTCGGCCCAGGTGTTGGTGTACGATGATGAGGCGTACCTCATGCAGGAAGTCTGTGATGAGCAGGAGATGGAGACGGAAGGGAAGGCAG tgGAGGCTTCCGTTCATGGCACAAGCATCCACTGCTCTGACAAGACCATTGAAGCTGCAGAGGCTCTGCTACACATGGATTCACCTTCCAGCCTCAGAGAGGATCGTAGCCCAG ACTTTCTCCATGCTGCGATGCGTCCTGACATGATCACAGGGACAGAGGTGGAGATATCGACAGAGGACTGCTgcgaggaggaagatgaggaaatGGTCACCCTGCAGGAGGAGCGAGAGTCAGAACCCGATCATGAGCCTGCTCGGAAGAGGAgag cTGGACGGAAGCCAAAAACGCATCAGTCCGCTATTGCTAATGGATCACTGGATCTTGGCATCAAGAAGAAAGCAAGAGAAGGGAAAG GGAGCACCACCTACCTATGGGAGTTTCTGTTGGATCTCCTGCAGGACAAGAACACCTGTCCCAGGTACATAAAGTGGACACAGAGGGAGAAGGGCATCTTCAAATTGGTTGACTCAAAGGCCGTGTCCAAGCTGTGgggcaaacacaaaaacaagccaGACATGAACTATGAGACCATGGGACGAGCGCTGAG ATATTACTACCAGCGTGGCATCCTTGCTAAAGTAGAGGGACAGCGGCTGGTTTACCAGTTCAAAGAAATGCCCAAAAATATTGTTGTCATTGACGATGACAAGGCAGACATGCCCTGCCCTGATGATATAATTTGCTCAGAAACTCCTATCCTGTCCTATGAGCGTGTGCCGATGCCTTCAGACGTGCTGCTCCATTCGACTGAGGTGTCAACCACCAAGAAGCCCAACATTCTGCGGGGCGCTAACAGAGTCAACGTGGTCCAAGCGTCTGTCAATCCTGGAGGCAAGACAGTagcaggaggagctgcagcagtGGCTGCAGGGGTTCCACGGATAGTGGCGGTGTCAGCAGCCCCAGATGGGAGTCAGTCCCAGCAGTCTCATACAGCCATCGTTTCTAACACTACTGGGCCAAG GACAGTGCGGGTGGCTATGCAGGTGCCTGTCGTCATGACAACAGCTCTGGGGCAGAAGATCTCCACTGTTGCTGTGCAGCAGCCGGCAGGAACGGCAGGTGCAGGAAACCACACCCTTCTCACCAATACTACTTCTATCGGTGCTGCTCCAGGAAACACCGGTTCGCAACAAAAG GTTATGATCCAAGCCATCCCCACCATGGTTCCAGCCAAAGCAGAGAACGTAGACAAGATCACTGTTCAGCTAGCCAAGTTCATAACCATCCCAGCCCATCAGTTAACTCAGTGTCAGCTCCAGCCCTCAACAGGCACAAACAAGCCTGGTGTTGGAGCCAACTCAGCAGGCATCAGCCTCCTCGGGAGCCCCTTAACAGTCCGGGCATTGGCACCTGTCAATGTCGCCCCGGGATCGCAAGTGATGAGACTCACCGTGCCAACGCAGACACAGCAACAGACTCTGGTGGTGTCCAAGCCAGGAAGTGCTGGCAGCGGGACAGGGGTGGTAACGGTATCAGCAGCAAATCAGGCAGTGACTGCACAGCCTCGTATCATTAGCGGCGTCATTAACGGCTCCGAGTTGGTGCTAGGAGTGCCCGCACCTGGAGGAGTCACGGTGGAGAAGCTGAAGGCTACAGGAGTCCAGGTCCAGGCTATGCAGGTACCAGTGGCagtccagcagaaccaggtgaACGCCAAAACTGTCCAGAGCATCAAGCCTGAGACAGTGGACGTCGAGGTAGCTGCCCAAGTAGACACACCTGATGTGACAATAAAGAGAGAAGAGCCCGAGTGCTGA
- the elf2b gene encoding ETS-related transcription factor Elf-2b isoform X9, whose translation MATSQHEGHENQLDLLIRAVEASVHGTSIHCSDKTIEAAEALLHMDSPSSLREDRSPDFLHAAMRPDMITGTEVEISTEDCCEEEDEEMVTLQEERESEPDHEPARKRRAGRKPKTHQSAIANGSLDLGIKKKAREGKAGSTTYLWEFLLDLLQDKNTCPRYIKWTQREKGIFKLVDSKAVSKLWGKHKNKPDMNYETMGRALRYYYQRGILAKVEGQRLVYQFKEMPKNIVVIDDDKADMPCPDDIICSETPILSYERVPMPSDVLLHSTEVSTTKKPNILRGANRVNVVQASVNPGGKTVAGGAAAVAAGVPRIVAVSAAPDGSQSQQSHTAIVSNTTGPRTVRVAMQVPVVMTTALGQKISTVAVQQPAGTAGAGNHTLLTNTTSIGAAPGNTGSQQKVMIQAIPTMVPAKAENVDKITVQLAKFITIPAHQLTQCQLQPSTGTNKPGVGANSAGISLLGSPLTVRALAPVNVAPGSQVMRLTVPTQTQQQTLVVSKPGSAGSGTGVVTVSAANQAVTAQPRIISGVINGSELVLGVPAPGGVTVEKLKATGVQVQAMQVPVAVQQNQVNAKTVQSIKPETVDVEVAAQVDTPDVTIKREEPEC comes from the exons ATGGCGACTTCACAGCATGAGGGTCACGAAAACCAGCTCGATCTACTCATCAGAGCCG tgGAGGCTTCCGTTCATGGCACAAGCATCCACTGCTCTGACAAGACCATTGAAGCTGCAGAGGCTCTGCTACACATGGATTCACCTTCCAGCCTCAGAGAGGATCGTAGCCCAG ACTTTCTCCATGCTGCGATGCGTCCTGACATGATCACAGGGACAGAGGTGGAGATATCGACAGAGGACTGCTgcgaggaggaagatgaggaaatGGTCACCCTGCAGGAGGAGCGAGAGTCAGAACCCGATCATGAGCCTGCTCGGAAGAGGAgag cTGGACGGAAGCCAAAAACGCATCAGTCCGCTATTGCTAATGGATCACTGGATCTTGGCATCAAGAAGAAAGCAAGAGAAGGGAAAG CAGGGAGCACCACCTACCTATGGGAGTTTCTGTTGGATCTCCTGCAGGACAAGAACACCTGTCCCAGGTACATAAAGTGGACACAGAGGGAGAAGGGCATCTTCAAATTGGTTGACTCAAAGGCCGTGTCCAAGCTGTGgggcaaacacaaaaacaagccaGACATGAACTATGAGACCATGGGACGAGCGCTGAG ATATTACTACCAGCGTGGCATCCTTGCTAAAGTAGAGGGACAGCGGCTGGTTTACCAGTTCAAAGAAATGCCCAAAAATATTGTTGTCATTGACGATGACAAGGCAGACATGCCCTGCCCTGATGATATAATTTGCTCAGAAACTCCTATCCTGTCCTATGAGCGTGTGCCGATGCCTTCAGACGTGCTGCTCCATTCGACTGAGGTGTCAACCACCAAGAAGCCCAACATTCTGCGGGGCGCTAACAGAGTCAACGTGGTCCAAGCGTCTGTCAATCCTGGAGGCAAGACAGTagcaggaggagctgcagcagtGGCTGCAGGGGTTCCACGGATAGTGGCGGTGTCAGCAGCCCCAGATGGGAGTCAGTCCCAGCAGTCTCATACAGCCATCGTTTCTAACACTACTGGGCCAAG GACAGTGCGGGTGGCTATGCAGGTGCCTGTCGTCATGACAACAGCTCTGGGGCAGAAGATCTCCACTGTTGCTGTGCAGCAGCCGGCAGGAACGGCAGGTGCAGGAAACCACACCCTTCTCACCAATACTACTTCTATCGGTGCTGCTCCAGGAAACACCGGTTCGCAACAAAAG GTTATGATCCAAGCCATCCCCACCATGGTTCCAGCCAAAGCAGAGAACGTAGACAAGATCACTGTTCAGCTAGCCAAGTTCATAACCATCCCAGCCCATCAGTTAACTCAGTGTCAGCTCCAGCCCTCAACAGGCACAAACAAGCCTGGTGTTGGAGCCAACTCAGCAGGCATCAGCCTCCTCGGGAGCCCCTTAACAGTCCGGGCATTGGCACCTGTCAATGTCGCCCCGGGATCGCAAGTGATGAGACTCACCGTGCCAACGCAGACACAGCAACAGACTCTGGTGGTGTCCAAGCCAGGAAGTGCTGGCAGCGGGACAGGGGTGGTAACGGTATCAGCAGCAAATCAGGCAGTGACTGCACAGCCTCGTATCATTAGCGGCGTCATTAACGGCTCCGAGTTGGTGCTAGGAGTGCCCGCACCTGGAGGAGTCACGGTGGAGAAGCTGAAGGCTACAGGAGTCCAGGTCCAGGCTATGCAGGTACCAGTGGCagtccagcagaaccaggtgaACGCCAAAACTGTCCAGAGCATCAAGCCTGAGACAGTGGACGTCGAGGTAGCTGCCCAAGTAGACACACCTGATGTGACAATAAAGAGAGAAGAGCCCGAGTGCTGA